The following is a genomic window from bacterium.
AAGTTTGTCATAGCTCAAGCTATGGTGTTTTGTATCATCCTATTATGGATATATAAGCTTCTCTCTCATCCCGAAAGCTTTCGGGACAAAATTTTTCCTGAATTCCCCAGATATTATTTGACCGCTTTCTGTATATGGTGCTTAGCGTCATTCTTTATGGCAAGGAATAAGTTTGCTGGTGCCACAGAACTGGTAAACTTATTTACATATGTTCTGCTCTATTTTGTGGTATTAGAAACGTGTAAGTCAAGATCTACGTTTTTAAGAATTTGTTTTGTGTGGTTTTTAGCTACATTCATAGCAGAAGTTCCTACACTGCTTAACCGTTTTAGCATTCCTGTAATTCGTAACTTGCCGCAATTATTTGGTAATCCTACATTCTTTGCCCCGTATATTGTTTTGTGTATACCTGTAATCCTATCTTTTATTCTATATTTTTTGGGGAATGGGCGGAGGCAAGCCCCGCCCCTACTTTTCCCCCTTGCGCTGTGTTGTATTCTAGTGGTAACCAGCATTATTTCCCTTTACAAATTAGAAGCGAGAGCCGCATGGATCGGATTTTGTGTTTCCATTGTGTTTTTTGCCTGCGCATTTGTTTATTTAAGGTGGGGGCTGGCGAAAAGTTTTTACTTATTTATCGGAGTAATTCTCTTATGCGCTGCTGCATGGCAGGTAAGATCAGAGTCAATAATGCGAGTTATTAATGAGGAACTGCTCACAGGAACTATTGGAATACGGAAGTGGATTTGGCTGGGATCTATGAAGATGTTTCTAGCCAGGCCTTTTACAGGTTGGGGAATAGGTAATTTCGCCACGATTTATCCACAATTCAGATTCTCTGATTATTTTTTGAATCCACACGCTGTAAATGCAACACGGCACGTACACTGTGAGGTACTTGAAATTGGATGCGAACTGGGAGTTGTAGGACTGGTGCTTTTTGTTGGAATTGTAGGTAGTATTCTTTTTCGAGGTATAAATATAGCAAGAAATACCAATGATAGACTCAAAAAGTATTTGCTTATAGGATTTATATCAGGAGTAATAGGTATGCTTTTTGAAAATCTGGGAAATGTGGATTTGAGATTTCATTCTTCAGGTATATTCCTGTGGTTTGCTCTGGGATGTGTGTCCGCTCTAAGCGGTAAAAAAAATCAAAAATCAAAAATCAAAAATCAAAATTCAATAAACGAAGACACAGAAAGATTTATTCTCATAGTAAACAGATTGAGAATTCCGGTTATAATTCTGTTTTCAGCTTTATTTTTATTTGTGTTTAATTATTTTTCAGTAAATCCATTGAGATCGGAGGTATATTTTAGAAAGGGGGTTGAATGTCGCAACAAAGAGGACTGGAATAAAGCTATAAGTATGTATAAGAAGACAATCAAGCTCAATAGAGGGCATCTTAAGGCATATTATCGCCTGGCATTTGCATATGCTAAGGTAGGGAAGATAGAAGATGCTTTTAGAGTATATTATCAGCTTGCTGAGCTAGCTCCGGATTATGCTGATATCCACTATAATCTAGCAAAGTTGTATATCAGTATTAAGGATTACAAAAAAGCTGCTAGAGAGCTGGAGATAGCTGTAGGACAGAATCCTTATAACGATAAGGCGTTAATGGGTTTGGGAAATGCGTATGAAAAACTGGGAAAGCTTAACGGAGCGATTCAGCAGTATAAAAAGGCTGTTAAGCTTAATCCTGATTTTGGAGGGGCGCATAATAATCTGGGGAATATTTATATGATGAAAAAAGAGTGGGATGAGGCAATTGAAGAGTATAAAATTGCCTTAAGGCTTATGCCAAAAGCTCTTGGTGTTGCTCGTAATTTAGGAGTAGCTTATTATAAGAAAGGGCGCTACAAAGAAGCCAAGAATATATTCGAAAAAATCCTGCATATACAGCCTGATAATAAACAGGCGTGTGATTATCTAGAACAGATAAATAAAGTGATGAGTAAACAGTGATTGGACTAATTTTTCTCTTTTGTGTATTATAAT
Proteins encoded in this region:
- a CDS encoding tetratricopeptide repeat protein, yielding MVTSIISLYKLEARAAWIGFCVSIVFFACAFVYLRWGLAKSFYLFIGVILLCAAAWQVRSESIMRVINEELLTGTIGIRKWIWLGSMKMFLARPFTGWGIGNFATIYPQFRFSDYFLNPHAVNATRHVHCEVLEIGCELGVVGLVLFVGIVGSILFRGINIARNTNDRLKKYLLIGFISGVIGMLFENLGNVDLRFHSSGIFLWFALGCVSALSGKKNQKSKIKNQNSINEDTERFILIVNRLRIPVIILFSALFLFVFNYFSVNPLRSEVYFRKGVECRNKEDWNKAISMYKKTIKLNRGHLKAYYRLAFAYAKVGKIEDAFRVYYQLAELAPDYADIHYNLAKLYISIKDYKKAARELEIAVGQNPYNDKALMGLGNAYEKLGKLNGAIQQYKKAVKLNPDFGGAHNNLGNIYMMKKEWDEAIEEYKIALRLMPKALGVARNLGVAYYKKGRYKEAKNIFEKILHIQPDNKQACDYLEQINKVMSKQ